In Archangium violaceum, the following are encoded in one genomic region:
- a CDS encoding PQQ-dependent sugar dehydrogenase: MMLHLPGAGAAEGREGFLFSDRPRASGAPGTVPSALPAGFTQEVLISGLSDPTAFAPLPDGRILIAEKAGVVKVYKNGILLGTPFLDIRSRVNGFADRGLLGLAADPDFARNGFVYMLYTYENDPGDFDGPKTGRMVRYTAVGDTASPDSETVLLGTSVGRSCNDFPPGTDCIPSDSPSHSVGDLEFASDGSLFVTLGDGAHFTHVDDDALRAQDLDSLAGKLLHITPGGAGLPTNPFWNGDATANRSKVFSFGLRNALRFGLRPGSGVPYLGDVGWDTYEEIDVATPGANFGWPCYEGTERQSGYEPKPACQALYALGPSAVKMPLHVWLHQTTACSIGGAFHSGTSWPAPFQDAFIFGDCTQDWMHALTVDAGDNLVSVNDFATETAGVVDIKFGPDTHLYYLSIFSGELRRIRYAGANSPPLAVASATPNNGSAPLSVRFSSAGSSDPEGDPLSYTWDFGDGTPTSSESDPLHIYSASGTYTARLTVEDGRGGSSSAVVGISVGNHAPTALIHAPLPSLLFKVGDVISFSGSGTDPEDGTLPDANLAWNIVLQHCPNGGCHVHPLLSRTGAGGSFVAPDHGDEFFLELRLTATDLNGLTDTKSVAIHPQTVRLTLDTSPPGLQVVYDGTAGTAPFTHMAIVGTRHTIFAPSPQGDLTFFSWSDGGDPQHLVTTGELDAVYTATFNPPTPITCPEGQFRAEYFNNRDLHGPPALVRCEPAPINNDWGTDSPPGTGLPSDDFSVRWTGRFRFSAGFYRFTTTADDGVRLWVDGSPLIDAWRNQPPTTYRAYLFLLHGEHEVTLDYYEAGGGAVSQLRWARTW, encoded by the coding sequence ATGATGTTGCACCTGCCCGGAGCAGGTGCCGCCGAAGGCCGCGAGGGCTTCCTGTTCAGCGACCGACCCAGGGCCTCCGGTGCTCCCGGAACCGTCCCGTCAGCCCTGCCCGCGGGCTTCACCCAGGAAGTGCTCATCTCGGGCCTGAGTGACCCGACGGCATTCGCCCCCCTCCCGGATGGCCGCATCCTCATCGCCGAGAAAGCAGGCGTGGTGAAGGTCTACAAGAACGGGATCCTCCTGGGCACGCCCTTCCTCGACATCCGGAGCCGCGTCAATGGCTTTGCCGATCGCGGGCTCCTCGGACTGGCGGCCGACCCGGACTTCGCTCGCAATGGTTTCGTCTACATGCTCTACACCTACGAGAACGACCCGGGTGACTTCGATGGACCCAAGACAGGGCGTATGGTTCGCTATACCGCCGTGGGGGACACGGCTTCACCGGATAGCGAGACCGTGCTCCTCGGAACCAGCGTGGGCCGCTCCTGCAACGATTTCCCGCCGGGCACCGACTGTATTCCCTCGGACAGCCCTTCCCATTCCGTGGGTGACCTCGAGTTCGCCTCCGATGGCAGCCTCTTCGTGACCCTCGGGGACGGCGCCCACTTCACCCACGTCGACGACGACGCATTGAGGGCGCAGGACCTCGACTCGCTCGCGGGCAAGCTGCTCCACATCACACCGGGCGGGGCCGGCCTGCCGACGAACCCCTTCTGGAACGGAGACGCCACCGCCAACCGCTCGAAGGTCTTCAGCTTCGGCCTGCGCAACGCCTTGCGGTTCGGACTGCGCCCGGGCAGCGGCGTCCCCTACCTGGGGGACGTCGGCTGGGACACCTACGAGGAGATCGACGTCGCGACCCCGGGAGCGAACTTCGGCTGGCCCTGCTACGAGGGCACGGAACGTCAGAGTGGCTACGAGCCCAAGCCGGCATGCCAGGCCCTCTATGCACTCGGCCCCTCCGCCGTGAAGATGCCGCTCCATGTCTGGCTGCACCAGACCACCGCGTGCAGCATCGGAGGCGCCTTTCATTCCGGCACTTCCTGGCCCGCTCCGTTCCAGGATGCCTTCATCTTCGGAGACTGCACGCAGGACTGGATGCACGCCCTGACGGTGGATGCCGGGGACAACCTGGTCAGTGTGAACGACTTCGCCACCGAGACCGCCGGGGTCGTCGACATCAAGTTCGGCCCGGACACCCACCTCTATTACCTCTCCATCTTCAGCGGAGAGCTGCGCCGCATCCGCTACGCGGGAGCGAACTCGCCTCCCCTCGCGGTGGCCTCGGCGACCCCGAACAACGGCAGCGCCCCCTTGAGCGTGCGCTTCTCGAGTGCCGGCTCCAGTGACCCGGAGGGGGACCCGCTGAGCTACACCTGGGACTTCGGGGATGGCACGCCCACCTCGAGCGAGAGCGATCCACTGCACATCTACTCCGCCAGTGGCACCTACACCGCGCGGCTGACCGTCGAGGATGGCCGTGGAGGGAGCAGCTCGGCGGTGGTGGGCATCAGCGTCGGCAATCACGCCCCCACCGCACTCATCCACGCACCCCTTCCCTCGCTCCTGTTCAAGGTGGGGGATGTCATCTCCTTCTCCGGGTCGGGGACGGACCCCGAGGATGGAACCCTTCCCGACGCGAACCTGGCGTGGAACATCGTCCTGCAGCACTGCCCCAACGGGGGATGTCACGTCCACCCGCTCCTCTCGCGCACGGGGGCGGGTGGAAGCTTCGTCGCCCCGGACCACGGCGACGAGTTCTTCCTCGAGCTCAGGCTCACCGCCACGGATCTCAATGGCCTGACGGACACGAAGAGCGTGGCCATCCATCCCCAGACGGTGCGACTCACGCTCGACACCTCGCCCCCCGGGTTGCAGGTGGTGTACGACGGCACGGCCGGAACGGCACCCTTCACCCACATGGCGATCGTCGGCACACGCCACACGATCTTCGCGCCTTCACCGCAGGGAGACCTCACGTTCTTCTCCTGGTCGGATGGAGGCGACCCGCAGCACCTGGTGACGACCGGCGAGCTGGACGCCGTGTACACCGCGACGTTCAACCCACCGACCCCCATCACCTGTCCGGAGGGGCAATTCCGCGCGGAGTACTTCAACAACCGAGACCTCCATGGCCCCCCCGCCCTCGTCCGCTGCGAGCCCGCGCCCATCAACAATGACTGGGGTACGGACTCGCCGCCCGGCACCGGCCTTCCGTCCGACGACTTCTCGGTGCGCTGGACCGGACGCTTCCGCTTCTCCGCGGGTTTCTACCGGTTCACCACCACCGCCGACGACGGGGTGCGGCTCTGGGTGGATGGCTCACCGCTCATCGATGCCTGGAGGAATCAACCCCCCACCACGTACCGCGCCTATCTCTTCCTGCTCCACGGGGAGCACGAGGTGACGCTCGACTACTACGAAGCCGGCGGCGGCGCGGTGAGCCAGCTCCGCTGGGCCCGGACCTGGTAG
- a CDS encoding NAD(P)-dependent oxidoreductase produces the protein MNPSVLIIGGSGVVGGRAARALRRLQPALAMTIGARDLARADALAKELGGANAVRIDLERQDLGLPTDAAFSAVVVFLKDTSLHSLKYAQAKGIPYVAFSDFVFDIGPAVAHYIQKPGSAPILMLGHFLGGTVTLAALHFAREFQRIHSIEIGAVFDEEDVGGPAAKGDLERVAQSVPHPLMLEDGKFLWARGEEATRVFRGVDGTEWKGQAYPLLDVVSLAAATDARTVRLDFAVRPTASRRPGQGLSHEVIIEIVGERKDGTTGRVRHELSDGDVHSGMSARGAALAVERLLGLAGGPPVSPGLYHPEGLLDPAYVIARLKEFGTRVQRV, from the coding sequence ATGAATCCATCCGTTCTCATCATCGGAGGCTCCGGCGTCGTCGGCGGTCGCGCGGCCCGAGCACTTCGTCGGCTCCAGCCAGCCCTTGCCATGACCATCGGCGCGCGAGACCTCGCCCGGGCCGACGCGCTCGCGAAGGAGCTCGGCGGTGCGAATGCGGTGAGAATCGACCTGGAGCGCCAGGACCTGGGCCTCCCCACCGATGCGGCCTTCAGTGCCGTGGTCGTGTTCCTGAAGGACACCTCGCTCCATTCGCTGAAGTACGCGCAGGCAAAGGGCATCCCCTATGTCGCCTTCTCGGACTTCGTCTTCGACATCGGGCCAGCGGTAGCGCACTACATCCAGAAGCCTGGCAGCGCCCCCATCCTCATGCTCGGCCACTTCCTCGGCGGAACGGTGACGCTGGCGGCCCTCCACTTCGCCAGGGAGTTCCAGCGCATTCACTCCATCGAAATCGGCGCGGTCTTCGATGAGGAGGACGTGGGTGGGCCCGCGGCGAAAGGCGACCTGGAGCGTGTCGCCCAGAGCGTGCCGCATCCGCTGATGCTCGAGGACGGGAAGTTCCTCTGGGCCCGGGGAGAGGAAGCAACCCGCGTCTTCCGAGGTGTGGATGGAACGGAGTGGAAGGGGCAGGCCTACCCGCTGCTCGACGTCGTGAGCCTCGCGGCCGCGACGGACGCCAGAACCGTTCGCCTCGACTTCGCGGTGAGGCCCACGGCCAGCCGCCGCCCCGGCCAAGGCCTTTCACACGAGGTCATCATCGAAATCGTGGGCGAGCGGAAGGACGGGACGACGGGACGCGTCCGTCACGAGCTCTCCGACGGCGACGTGCACTCCGGCATGAGCGCCCGAGGCGCGGCGCTCGCGGTAGAGCGGCTGCTCGGCCTCGCGGGAGGTCCTCCCGTATCGCCAGGGCTCTACCACCCCGAGGGACTGCTCGACCCGGCCTACGTGATCGCACGGTTGAAAGAGTTCGGTACCCGCGTTCAACGTGTGTGA
- a CDS encoding NAD(P)-dependent oxidoreductase, translating to MSTNTQQPVLIIGGSGLVGSQAAKMLRRLHPELPITIGGRDLARADAVAREVGGADTARIELERPDLGLPAGKSFSAIAMFVKDDTLNSLRYAQATGAAYVSISTALFEVGPEVGLYIHKPGGAPILMDSLWLAGAATLPALHFAREFRTLEAIEIAAVLDEEDMGGPAAYADFERMTKAAASSLLLEDGKWRWAQGEDAARTLVGVDGAELRVQAYAPLDLMSLAGATDARSIRFDLAVGQSATRRRGEPFSTEIIIELSGQQRDGTTGRVRYELVHPAGQAPVTAQCVAVGLERLLGLAGGPPVAPGLYLPHVLIDPAYMVRRLEEIGTRIRRV from the coding sequence ATGTCCACGAATACGCAGCAGCCCGTCCTCATCATTGGAGGTTCCGGCCTCGTCGGCTCCCAGGCCGCGAAGATGCTCCGCCGGCTCCACCCGGAGCTGCCCATCACGATTGGAGGACGCGACCTGGCCCGGGCCGACGCCGTCGCCAGGGAGGTGGGCGGCGCGGACACCGCGAGGATTGAGCTGGAGCGACCGGACCTGGGCCTGCCTGCCGGGAAGTCCTTCAGCGCGATCGCCATGTTCGTGAAGGACGACACCCTCAACTCGCTGCGGTACGCGCAGGCCACGGGGGCGGCCTACGTCAGCATCTCGACGGCCCTGTTCGAAGTCGGACCGGAGGTGGGGCTCTACATCCACAAGCCCGGCGGCGCGCCCATCCTCATGGACAGCCTCTGGCTGGCAGGAGCCGCCACGCTGCCAGCCCTGCACTTCGCCAGGGAGTTCCGGACCCTCGAGGCCATCGAAATCGCCGCGGTGCTCGATGAGGAGGACATGGGCGGACCGGCGGCGTATGCCGACTTCGAGCGCATGACGAAGGCCGCGGCGAGCTCCCTTCTCCTCGAGGACGGCAAGTGGCGCTGGGCCCAGGGCGAGGACGCGGCACGCACCCTCGTGGGCGTGGACGGAGCGGAGCTGCGGGTCCAGGCCTACGCACCGCTCGACCTCATGAGCCTCGCCGGAGCAACCGACGCCCGGTCCATCCGGTTCGACCTCGCGGTGGGGCAGTCAGCGACCCGCAGGCGCGGCGAGCCCTTCTCGACGGAAATCATCATCGAGCTGTCGGGCCAGCAGCGGGATGGAACGACGGGACGCGTCCGCTACGAGCTCGTCCATCCGGCGGGTCAGGCGCCCGTGACGGCCCAGTGCGTCGCCGTGGGCCTCGAGCGGTTGCTCGGCCTGGCGGGCGGCCCGCCCGTGGCGCCAGGTCTCTACCTCCCGCACGTCCTCATCGACCCGGCCTACATGGTGCGGCGCCTGGAGGAGATCGGCACCCGCATCCGTCGGGTGTGA
- a CDS encoding cyclic nucleotide-binding domain-containing protein yields MSRITSTEVILPSSLSAEARHQLTDSLYAVHARLFESEEEREAWAPRDGPEALYFLETATGHAEGHGLLTVAPITLENVLSMARSLLKRRLHQSMVRLAARVLGTRLGARLGRSLVVHTLRHVPLFAQLDEATLRDLAEHAELLVLPAGREVFHAGSASDELYLLETGVVHVLAQGGKLMEELGSGAVFGELALLTRERRSATVRTATASTLIRIPRSALLPLLEGNDRLRERMWKTLAERRFDDVVRGLEGYGHLGRARRLSLLRSGEHRELRPQEWQKLEAGTHLFVLSGAVDFEHAGLVVTQRDATLLEVGQPLRVRAREATRLVLLNPRAA; encoded by the coding sequence ATGTCCCGCATCACGAGCACCGAGGTCATCCTCCCCTCCTCCCTGTCCGCCGAGGCGCGGCACCAGCTCACCGACAGCCTCTACGCCGTCCACGCCCGGCTCTTCGAGTCGGAGGAGGAGCGCGAGGCGTGGGCCCCCCGCGACGGGCCCGAGGCGCTCTACTTCCTCGAGACCGCTACGGGCCATGCCGAGGGGCACGGGCTGTTGACGGTGGCGCCCATCACCCTGGAGAACGTGCTGAGCATGGCCCGCTCCCTGCTGAAGCGGCGGCTGCACCAGTCCATGGTGAGGCTGGCGGCCCGGGTGCTGGGTACGCGGCTCGGGGCGCGCCTGGGCCGCTCCCTGGTGGTCCACACGTTGCGCCACGTGCCGCTCTTCGCCCAGCTCGACGAGGCCACCCTGCGCGACCTGGCCGAGCACGCGGAGCTCCTCGTGCTGCCCGCGGGCAGGGAGGTCTTCCACGCGGGAAGTGCCAGTGACGAGCTGTACCTGCTGGAGACCGGCGTGGTCCATGTGCTGGCCCAGGGAGGGAAGCTCATGGAGGAGCTGGGCAGCGGCGCCGTGTTCGGGGAGCTGGCCCTGCTCACCCGCGAGCGCCGCTCGGCGACCGTCCGCACGGCGACGGCCTCGACGCTCATCCGTATTCCCCGCTCGGCGCTCCTGCCACTGCTCGAGGGGAATGACCGCCTGCGCGAGCGGATGTGGAAGACGCTCGCCGAGCGGCGCTTCGATGATGTGGTGCGGGGGCTGGAGGGCTACGGGCACCTGGGGCGCGCGCGCCGGCTCTCCCTGCTGCGCTCCGGAGAGCATCGCGAGCTGAGGCCGCAGGAGTGGCAGAAGCTCGAGGCGGGCACCCACCTGTTCGTGCTGTCGGGCGCGGTGGACTTCGAGCACGCGGGGCTCGTGGTGACCCAGCGGGACGCCACGCTCCTGGAGGTCGGCCAGCCGCTCCGTGTGAGGGCCCGGGAAGCCACGCGGCTCGTGCTCCTGAATCCGCGGGCCGCGTGA
- a CDS encoding TldD/PmbA family protein, with amino-acid sequence MRIRTWPVLPLLAASALLTAAAPAPDTRVVLMDAMAEELQRNQQQLKLQNHEPPYFMSYQLKDTDQYGIVARYGAVFLDDTYRDRKLYVDVRVGTYEFDNSGPEEYDFFGGGKGSSYITNKDAPLDDSPLALRTSLWLVTDEKYKAALSSFLKKKAENVYAVEDPKQPPSFSKEKPATYTQPPLAFPFNRERWVRVAREVSSRFKNHPDIFDSEVRVTADKVTRVFVSSEGGRIISEQTMYGLHVMAVTRAEDGQLLDNSRNYYSPTEAGLPDEKKLAEATNKVIEELAALRKAPSIDPYTGPAILAPEAAGVLFHETLGHRLEGDRQDGEGEGKTFRGQVGKQVLPTFLSIVDDPTLRTLQGEPLNGFYEYDEEGVKGQRTVLVEKGVLKSYLVSRRPVDGFLQSNGHGRSQGTRKPVARMANLIAESSKQVDDVELKKQLIAEAKRQGKPYGLIIRDITGGNTNTSSYGYQAFKGMPRMVYRVDVKTGQETLVRGVEIVGTPLSSMNRILATGRKQGVFNGFCGAESGNVPVSTVAPAVLLQEIELQRAVEGKDRPPILMSPAASSTASGEVK; translated from the coding sequence GTGAGAATACGAACCTGGCCAGTCCTCCCGCTGCTCGCCGCATCCGCCCTGCTCACCGCCGCCGCGCCCGCTCCGGACACGCGGGTGGTGTTGATGGACGCCATGGCGGAGGAGCTCCAGCGCAACCAGCAGCAGCTCAAGCTGCAGAACCACGAGCCGCCGTACTTCATGAGCTACCAGCTCAAGGACACGGATCAGTACGGCATCGTCGCCCGCTACGGGGCGGTCTTCCTGGATGACACGTACCGGGATCGCAAGCTGTACGTGGACGTGCGGGTGGGCACGTACGAGTTCGACAACTCGGGGCCCGAGGAGTACGACTTCTTCGGAGGAGGCAAGGGCTCCAGCTACATCACCAACAAGGACGCCCCGCTCGACGACTCGCCCCTGGCGCTGCGCACGTCGCTGTGGCTGGTGACGGACGAGAAGTACAAGGCGGCGCTCTCCAGCTTCCTCAAGAAGAAGGCGGAGAACGTGTACGCGGTGGAGGATCCGAAGCAGCCGCCGTCCTTCTCGAAGGAGAAGCCGGCGACGTACACGCAGCCGCCGCTGGCCTTCCCGTTCAATCGCGAGCGCTGGGTGCGCGTGGCGCGCGAGGTGTCGTCGAGGTTCAAGAATCACCCGGACATCTTCGACTCGGAGGTGCGGGTGACGGCGGACAAGGTGACGCGCGTCTTCGTGTCGAGCGAGGGCGGGCGGATCATCAGCGAGCAGACGATGTACGGGCTGCACGTGATGGCGGTGACGCGGGCGGAGGACGGGCAGCTGCTGGACAACTCGCGCAACTACTACTCGCCCACCGAGGCGGGGCTGCCGGACGAGAAGAAGCTGGCCGAGGCGACGAACAAGGTGATCGAGGAACTGGCGGCGCTGCGCAAGGCGCCGTCGATCGATCCGTACACGGGACCGGCGATCCTCGCGCCCGAGGCGGCGGGGGTGCTCTTCCACGAGACGCTGGGGCACCGGCTGGAGGGAGACCGGCAGGATGGGGAAGGGGAGGGGAAGACGTTCCGCGGACAGGTGGGCAAGCAGGTGCTGCCGACGTTCCTGAGCATCGTGGATGACCCGACCCTTCGCACGCTGCAAGGCGAGCCGCTCAACGGCTTCTACGAGTACGACGAGGAGGGCGTGAAGGGGCAGAGGACGGTGCTGGTGGAGAAGGGGGTGCTGAAGAGCTACTTGGTGTCGAGGCGTCCGGTGGACGGCTTCCTGCAGTCGAACGGACACGGGCGGAGCCAGGGGACGCGCAAGCCGGTGGCGCGGATGGCGAACCTGATCGCCGAGTCGTCGAAGCAGGTGGATGACGTGGAGCTGAAGAAGCAGCTGATCGCGGAGGCGAAGCGACAGGGCAAGCCGTACGGGCTGATCATCCGGGACATCACGGGAGGGAACACGAACACGTCGAGCTACGGGTACCAGGCGTTCAAGGGGATGCCGAGGATGGTGTACCGGGTGGACGTGAAGACGGGGCAGGAGACGCTGGTGAGAGGGGTGGAGATCGTGGGCACGCCGCTGTCGTCGATGAACCGGATTCTGGCGACGGGCCGCAAGCAGGGAGTGTTCAACGGCTTCTGCGGAGCGGAGAGCGGGAACGTGCCGGTGTCGACGGTGGCGCCGGCGGTGCTGCTGCAGGAGATCGAATTGCAGCGGGCGGTGGAGGGCAAGGACCGGCCGCCCATCCTGATGAGCCCTGCGGCGAGCAGCACCGCCAGCGGCGAGGTGAAGTAG
- a CDS encoding TetR/AcrR family transcriptional regulator: MSETSSKKLPKAQRRDQLLDIAQTLVREEGTDALTLGYLAERAGVSKPVAYEHFKTRSGLLIALYAEIDARQVKVLQDALARTRRRLEDVARVVSRAYMNCYTSVGPEWHAISAALKGDEEMEAFQRELIDSYVALYCEAFAPYTNLSKEELHLRCVGIIGAAEAISREMIRGRVEEAKAAATLAALIIRGLST, encoded by the coding sequence ATGAGCGAGACATCCAGCAAGAAGCTGCCGAAGGCCCAGAGGCGCGACCAGTTGCTCGACATCGCGCAGACCCTCGTGCGCGAGGAGGGGACGGACGCGTTGACCCTCGGCTATCTCGCCGAGCGTGCCGGCGTCAGCAAGCCGGTGGCCTACGAGCATTTCAAGACGCGCTCCGGGCTGCTCATCGCGCTCTACGCGGAGATAGACGCCCGGCAGGTCAAGGTGCTGCAGGATGCGCTCGCGCGCACACGGCGCCGGCTGGAAGACGTCGCCCGTGTGGTGAGCCGCGCCTACATGAATTGCTACACGTCGGTCGGCCCGGAGTGGCATGCCATCTCGGCCGCGCTGAAGGGCGACGAGGAGATGGAGGCCTTCCAGCGGGAACTGATCGACAGCTACGTGGCCCTCTATTGCGAGGCGTTCGCGCCCTACACGAACCTGTCGAAGGAGGAGCTCCACCTGCGCTGCGTCGGAATCATCGGCGCGGCGGAGGCGATTTCGCGGGAGATGATTCGAGGCCGCGTCGAGGAAGCCAAGGCCGCCGCGACCCTGGCCGCGCTCATCATCCGCGGGCTCTCCACATAG
- a CDS encoding flagellar export protein FliJ, translating into MADKYFIRQSIARLQEELRLIQASGGDESVDWKARRDALLAEIEQIVDMALPPDSQLVKLLKNTIAEAPRPASAEKSTVPDATSSDSHTFSVVARVLEATHRLNEARFDDEAIGRLSDDINWVLSRKLLKQPVVLVSIAILVVSFGFAVFGALRFKDMKFDVIQQIQERGVQAKSEIDEKRKQAEQSFVQLQQQEQATAGKLKDLDNEIDKHGDRITSLSKKTADAIYQQGQSKLNSLDKAVNDAKEEISKAANQRATEVKQQVTPQFDEMLKEDFDKLQELDRNLTKLNERGVLLASSFRLMDTPDKDIRHKLAAAFNTTVTMVHVVLVGLLLLLILNVVLIIRNWNPPRPLSDKV; encoded by the coding sequence ATGGCTGACAAGTACTTCATTCGCCAATCCATCGCGAGGCTGCAGGAGGAATTGCGGCTCATACAAGCTTCCGGCGGTGATGAGTCGGTGGACTGGAAGGCTCGACGTGATGCTCTGCTGGCCGAGATCGAGCAGATAGTCGACATGGCGCTGCCTCCGGACTCCCAGCTCGTCAAGCTCCTGAAAAACACCATCGCGGAGGCGCCAAGACCGGCATCAGCAGAGAAGTCGACCGTGCCCGATGCGACCTCCAGCGACTCGCACACGTTCAGCGTCGTAGCCCGGGTGCTGGAGGCGACCCATCGCTTGAACGAAGCGCGCTTCGATGACGAGGCTATCGGCAGGCTGTCCGATGACATCAATTGGGTCTTGAGCCGCAAACTTCTAAAGCAGCCGGTGGTATTGGTATCGATAGCGATCCTGGTTGTGTCCTTCGGTTTCGCCGTCTTTGGAGCGCTCAGATTCAAGGACATGAAGTTCGACGTGATTCAGCAGATTCAAGAGCGAGGCGTTCAGGCGAAATCCGAAATTGACGAGAAGAGAAAGCAGGCCGAGCAGTCCTTCGTGCAGCTTCAGCAGCAGGAGCAGGCCACGGCCGGCAAGTTGAAGGATCTGGACAACGAGATTGACAAGCACGGTGACCGCATCACCAGCTTGTCGAAGAAAACCGCTGACGCCATCTATCAACAAGGCCAGTCCAAGTTGAACAGCCTCGACAAGGCAGTGAATGATGCGAAAGAAGAGATATCGAAAGCCGCCAACCAGCGCGCCACCGAAGTGAAGCAGCAAGTCACCCCTCAGTTCGATGAAATGCTGAAGGAGGACTTCGATAAGCTGCAAGAGCTCGACCGCAATCTGACGAAGCTGAACGAACGGGGGGTACTACTGGCCAGCTCATTTCGGTTGATGGACACGCCAGACAAAGACATCAGGCACAAGCTCGCCGCGGCGTTCAACACGACCGTGACCATGGTCCACGTCGTGTTGGTGGGGCTGCTGCTCCTGTTGATACTCAACGTGGTGCTGATCATCCGGAACTGGAATCCGCCCAGGCCTTTGTCAGACAAGGTCTGA
- a CDS encoding DUF1801 domain-containing protein has translation MMTESKAKPKAKGTSRASKPRKSATRSKSTPKAGTKAKPGASEAKPVKLLSGGNPQIAKADGDAPVQAYIAAMPGWKSDVGRWLDALIVRNVPNVRKAVKWNTPLYGIEGQGWFLGFHVFTHYVKVTFFRGTSLRPVPPGPSKDKNTRYLDIREGDELDEAQMATWVKQAAALPGWVP, from the coding sequence ATGATGACTGAGAGCAAGGCGAAGCCCAAGGCCAAGGGCACGTCGCGCGCGAGCAAGCCACGCAAGTCGGCCACCAGGTCCAAGTCCACGCCGAAGGCAGGCACCAAGGCCAAGCCAGGTGCGAGTGAGGCCAAGCCGGTGAAACTCCTTTCAGGCGGCAATCCACAAATCGCGAAGGCCGACGGCGACGCCCCGGTGCAGGCGTACATCGCCGCGATGCCGGGCTGGAAGAGTGACGTCGGGCGCTGGCTCGACGCGCTCATCGTGCGGAACGTGCCCAACGTGCGCAAGGCCGTGAAGTGGAACACGCCGTTGTACGGCATCGAAGGCCAGGGCTGGTTCCTGGGGTTCCACGTCTTCACCCACTACGTCAAGGTGACCTTCTTCCGCGGCACGTCGCTGCGACCGGTCCCGCCCGGCCCCAGCAAGGACAAGAACACGCGCTACCTCGACATCCGCGAAGGCGACGAGCTCGACGAGGCCCAGATGGCGACCTGGGTGAAGCAGGCCGCCGCGTTGCCCGGCTGGGTTCCTTAG
- a CDS encoding erythromycin esterase family protein, which yields MGKSEGMGCVRVLTALAALLAGCSGAKLDSAWVRANSTGWSDPESTQLEPRVAERVDAMIGDARIVYLGEPDHYIHEKYPYRLALLRHLFARGFRHVGMEMGTSDAARIDRFLELGDPASLERVVLHGYSGATPQERRELERFQPRTESDREATTAFAAEEKRFAHAMRELSESRAPGTERLHFFGFDTEGILGGGYQDLRDTLAPHADRAEAQGLLARLALVEGESLGDEALRVFKLAEEVREDPAPYRAAFGEAVATRLLEQLDALSESFVFQLGRLQSRTLADRHRFYARREEFMHKTLDRWLEAHPGEKLILLGHNTHLSRDSSTLRAGPSDGEHEPMWRSIGTHVVEPRPQEVFVFWLLAPEGEHLMPDGRQPVTRRVPLREGSVEAALAPHGDAFLLDLRQRPPGTLLDEVTDYGNPSSYAHGPVGRNADAVVFFRKISPPRKD from the coding sequence ATGGGGAAGTCAGAAGGCATGGGATGCGTGCGCGTGCTCACGGCACTGGCGGCTCTTCTGGCCGGTTGTTCCGGCGCGAAGCTCGACTCCGCGTGGGTGCGAGCGAACAGCACGGGGTGGTCCGACCCAGAGTCCACCCAGCTCGAGCCCAGGGTCGCGGAGCGAGTGGATGCGATGATCGGGGATGCGCGCATCGTCTATCTCGGCGAGCCCGATCACTACATCCACGAGAAGTACCCGTACCGCCTCGCGCTCCTGCGTCATCTCTTCGCGCGTGGCTTCCGCCACGTGGGCATGGAGATGGGAACCTCCGATGCGGCGCGCATCGATCGCTTCCTGGAGCTTGGCGACCCGGCTTCGCTCGAGCGCGTGGTGCTCCATGGCTACTCCGGGGCGACTCCGCAGGAGCGGCGGGAGCTCGAGCGCTTCCAGCCGCGGACCGAGTCCGACCGTGAGGCCACCACCGCCTTCGCCGCCGAGGAGAAGCGCTTCGCTCATGCGATGCGCGAGCTCAGCGAGTCTCGCGCGCCGGGCACCGAGCGGCTGCACTTCTTCGGCTTCGACACCGAGGGCATTCTCGGCGGAGGCTATCAGGATCTCCGCGACACGCTGGCGCCTCATGCCGACCGCGCCGAAGCCCAGGGGCTGCTCGCGCGCCTCGCGCTGGTCGAAGGCGAGTCCCTCGGCGACGAGGCCCTGCGAGTGTTCAAGCTCGCCGAAGAAGTCCGCGAGGATCCGGCTCCCTACCGCGCGGCCTTCGGCGAGGCAGTGGCGACACGCCTGCTGGAGCAGCTCGACGCGCTCTCCGAGTCGTTCGTGTTCCAGCTCGGCCGGCTGCAGTCGCGGACACTCGCGGACCGACACCGCTTCTACGCGCGGCGCGAGGAGTTCATGCACAAGACCCTCGATCGTTGGCTCGAGGCACACCCCGGCGAGAAGCTCATCCTCCTGGGTCACAACACGCACCTGTCTCGCGACTCCTCGACGCTGAGGGCCGGCCCGTCGGACGGCGAGCACGAGCCGATGTGGCGCTCCATCGGCACCCATGTCGTGGAGCCACGCCCCCAGGAGGTCTTCGTGTTCTGGCTGCTGGCCCCCGAGGGAGAGCACCTCATGCCCGACGGCCGACAGCCTGTCACCCGCCGCGTGCCGCTACGCGAGGGCAGCGTCGAGGCCGCGCTCGCACCTCATGGCGATGCATTCCTGCTCGACCTGCGTCAGCGCCCACCGGGGACACTGCTCGACGAAGTCACGGACTACGGGAACCCGAGCTCATACGCGCACGGCCCCGTGGGGCGGAACGCGGACGCGGTGGTGTTCTTCCGGAAGATCTCTCCTCCGCGCAAGGACTGA